The following are encoded together in the Lathyrus oleraceus cultivar Zhongwan6 chromosome 3, CAAS_Psat_ZW6_1.0, whole genome shotgun sequence genome:
- the LOC127129577 gene encoding uncharacterized protein LOC127129577, with protein sequence MEASKQEFGVVIGRSDNGSDRRCVFVTMTCERSRKYRTPLQNFKRDNTGSRKCECPFKVCGYMLANKNWRFNVICDLHNHDLCEKLVDHPIACRLMPEEKKCVDYMTLNLVQPKNILTTLKWKRPKNISNNKQVYNIRYQTNKALMGDITEMQQLLKRLDDNSYVSRYRTCKDRVIVRDIFRTRPNSVKLVNTFSKILILDSAYKTNKYRLPLLEMVGVTSTEKTHSIGFAFLESEKEENVTWALEACRVMLKEKS encoded by the coding sequence ATGGAGGCTTCCAAACAGGAATTTGGTGTGGTTATTGGAAGGTCCGATAATGGTTCAGATAGAAGATGTGTTTTTGTGACAATGACGTGCGAAAGAAGCCGAAAATATAGAACTCCACTCCAGAATTTTAAAAGAGACAACACTGGTTCAAGAAAATGTGAGTGCCCCTTTAAGGTGTGTGGTTACATGTTGGCAAACAAAAACTGGAGATTTAATGTCATATGTGATTTGCATAATCATGATTTGTGTGAAAAGTTAGTCGACCATCCAATTGCGTGTCGGCTCATGCCGGAAGAGAAGAAATGTGTTGATTACATGACATTGAATTTGGTTCAACCGAAAAATATACTTACAACATTGAAATGGAAAAGACccaaaaatatatcaaataacAAGCAAGTGTATAATATTCGGTACCAAACTAACAAGGCACTTATGGGGGATATAACTGAAATGCAACAACTCTTAAAACGGTTGGATGATAACAGTTATGTGTCTAGGTACCGAACATGCAAGGATAGAGTTATTGTTAGAGATATATTTCGGACTCGTCCTAATTCCGTAAAGTTGGTCAACACATTTTCTAAGATTCTCATACTTGATTCAGCGTACAAGACTAACAAATATAGACTTCCATTGTTGGAGATGGTTGGTGTTACCTCAACTGAGAAGACGCATTCGATAGGGTTTGCATTTCTAGAGAGCGAGAAAGAAGAGAATGTTACTTGGGCATTAGAGGCGTGTCGAGTAATGTTGAAGGAAAAAAGTTGA
- the LOC127129578 gene encoding uncharacterized protein LOC127129578 — MTNPREHNNVNVVTTISGKSYEVLEEKAEDKDQLLEVDLEIKENEVVRVVQEARNQHFEQMPTYAKFMKDIISKKRTIETNPIILTKTCSAILQGMKIPMKKKDRGVVTIPCTIGDRSFKKALIDLGASVGLMPLSIYKKLGIGVVQDTRMTLQFVDHSVKKPYGIVDDVLVKIDKFVFSVDFVILEMPEDEEIPLILGRPFLETRRCLIDIEEGTMTLKVYDEELKIDVRNTMKYKDDIGTSYTIEVID, encoded by the exons ATGACAAATCcaagagagcataataatgttAATGTTGTGACGACGATAAGTGGGAAATCATATGAAGTCCTTGAGGAGAAAGCTGAAGATAAAGATCAACTGCTTGAAGTAGATCttgagatcaaagaaaatgaagttgtaAG agttgttcaagaagctAGAAATCAACATTTTGAACAAATGCCTACctatgccaagttcatgaaggacatcaTTTCTAAGAAGCGAACCATTGAGACAAACCCGATTATTCTAACCaaaacttgtagtgctattttgcagggtatgaaaATTCCAATGAAGAAGAAAGATCGAGGTGTTGTCACCATACCATGCaccattggagataggtcatTCAAAAAAGCTCTTATTGATTTAGGAGCCAGTGTGGGTCTCATGCCtttatccatttacaagaaatTGGGTATAGGGGTTGTGCAAGACACCAGGATGACGCTACAATTTGTCGATCATTCGGTCAAGAAACCATATGGGATAGTTGACGATGTTCTagtgaagattgataagtttgtaTTCTCAGTAGATTTTGTGATTCTAGAGATGCCCGAAGATGAAGAGATTCCTCTCATTCTTGGGAGACCCTTTTTAGAGACCAGAAGGTGTTTGATAGACATAGAGGAAGGTACTATGACTTTAAAGGTCTATGATGAGGAATTAAAAATTGATGTTCGAAACACCatgaaatacaaagatgatattggTACTAGTTATACAATAGAGGTTATAGATTAA